A genome region from Streptomyces sp. NBC_01296 includes the following:
- a CDS encoding ATP-binding protein, which yields MNDSSPLLERLAELRARVALLVDRRSAKDPTATDPMRGMYLTEEAVQHLLFGRTETKGLMPSGPDERQGSGEPGAAEEPETEDAAEPDETWPSEDDRLHWLAHWLRLSPLDTQILLIALAPDLDRSFEALYGYLNDDVTRRRATVALALDLCGVPTHSAAGRSRFHPAARLLARGLIEVDDPERPFLSRSLRVPDRVVAHLLGDDTPDPALQGTVRPLPYRPGAADEENAVATVTPDGGDPLTRRLAGHLAARPLTAYLREHRDGDGLACATVALGAAGIPALHFAPAGRPEEHRPEEHAPEHRPAGERLPYRELLREARLTGRAIVVTSLPEKPGELIRALTVKDVPVLFADPRPYDPKWCDSGRDPIVLDAPRQRAGDLDAWRAALGPQEPAFDLAPVVAAYRLGPAGIDRASRAARDLAAFDGTELSAAHLRFAARQQSASGLERHARRIRPDVGWNDLVLPAGPLAQLRELVLRARHRDRVLGDWRLSTGGGRGRGVVGLFAGDSGTGKTLSAEVVAGELGLDLYVVQLPSIVDKYVGETEKNLERIFTEADRTDTVLLFDEADAVFGKRSEVSSSNDRHANMESAYLLQRLESFDGIALLTTNLRSNIDDAFTRRLDLVVDFPFPDEKQRLALWRHSLAHVPCAEDIDPAFCARDFELAGGSIRSAVVTAAYAAAGRGDGVSTADLLAGAQREYRKAGRLVLDDASW from the coding sequence GTGAACGACTCCTCCCCCCTGCTCGAACGGCTCGCGGAACTGCGCGCGCGGGTGGCGCTCCTCGTCGATCGCCGCAGCGCCAAGGACCCGACGGCCACCGACCCGATGCGCGGGATGTATCTGACGGAGGAGGCGGTACAGCACCTGCTGTTCGGGCGGACGGAAACGAAAGGCCTGATGCCGTCCGGCCCGGACGAGCGGCAGGGGTCCGGCGAACCAGGCGCGGCAGAAGAGCCGGAAACCGAGGACGCGGCGGAGCCGGACGAGACCTGGCCGTCCGAGGACGACCGCCTCCACTGGCTCGCCCACTGGCTGCGCCTGAGCCCCCTCGACACCCAGATCCTGCTGATCGCGCTGGCGCCCGACCTGGACCGCTCCTTCGAGGCGCTGTACGGCTACCTCAACGACGACGTGACCCGTCGCCGGGCGACCGTGGCGCTCGCGCTCGACCTGTGCGGGGTGCCCACGCACTCCGCCGCCGGACGCTCCCGGTTCCATCCGGCCGCACGGCTGCTCGCGCGCGGGCTGATCGAGGTGGACGACCCCGAACGCCCCTTCCTCAGCCGCTCCTTGCGCGTCCCCGACCGGGTCGTGGCGCATCTGCTCGGTGACGACACCCCGGACCCGGCGCTGCAGGGCACCGTACGTCCGCTTCCGTACCGGCCCGGCGCGGCGGACGAGGAGAACGCGGTGGCCACCGTCACGCCGGACGGCGGCGACCCGCTGACCCGGAGACTGGCCGGGCACCTCGCGGCGCGCCCGCTCACCGCCTACCTGCGCGAGCACCGCGACGGCGACGGCCTCGCCTGCGCCACCGTCGCCCTGGGCGCGGCCGGCATCCCGGCCCTGCACTTCGCGCCGGCAGGACGCCCCGAGGAGCACCGCCCCGAGGAGCACGCTCCGGAGCACCGTCCGGCGGGGGAGCGCCTCCCGTACCGGGAACTGCTGCGCGAGGCACGGCTGACGGGACGCGCGATCGTGGTGACCTCGCTGCCCGAGAAGCCCGGGGAACTGATCCGGGCGCTCACCGTGAAGGACGTCCCGGTCCTGTTCGCGGATCCGCGCCCGTACGACCCGAAGTGGTGCGACAGCGGACGCGACCCGATCGTGCTGGACGCGCCCCGGCAGCGGGCCGGCGATCTCGACGCCTGGCGGGCGGCGCTCGGCCCCCAGGAGCCGGCGTTCGACCTGGCGCCGGTCGTCGCCGCGTACCGGCTCGGGCCCGCCGGGATCGACCGTGCGTCCCGCGCGGCGCGCGACCTCGCCGCGTTCGACGGTACGGAACTGTCCGCCGCGCACCTGCGGTTCGCGGCCCGGCAGCAGTCCGCGTCGGGCCTCGAGCGGCACGCCCGCCGCATCCGGCCCGACGTCGGCTGGAACGATCTGGTCCTGCCCGCAGGCCCGCTGGCGCAGCTGCGGGAACTGGTCCTTCGCGCCCGACACCGCGACCGGGTGCTCGGCGACTGGCGGCTGAGCACGGGCGGCGGGCGCGGGCGGGGCGTGGTGGGGCTGTTCGCGGGCGACTCCGGGACCGGGAAGACGCTCTCCGCCGAAGTGGTCGCGGGGGAACTGGGCCTGGACCTCTACGTCGTACAGCTACCGTCCATCGTGGACAAGTACGTCGGCGAGACGGAGAAGAACCTGGAGCGGATCTTCACCGAGGCCGACCGTACGGACACGGTGCTGCTCTTCGACGAGGCGGACGCGGTCTTCGGCAAGCGCTCCGAGGTCAGCAGCTCCAACGACCGCCACGCGAACATGGAGAGCGCCTACCTCCTGCAGCGTCTGGAGTCGTTCGACGGAATCGCCCTGCTGACCACCAACCTGCGCTCCAACATCGACGACGCCTTCACCCGCCGGCTGGACCTGGTGGTCGACTTCCCCTTCCCGGATGAGAAGCAGCGCCTGGCGCTGTGGCGGCACAGCCTCGCCCACGTCCCCTGCGCCGAGGACATCGATCCGGCCTTCTGCGCACGGGACTTCGAGCTGGCGGGCGGCTCGATCCGCAGCGCGGTCGTCACGGCCGCGTACGCGGCGGCGGGTCGGGGCGACGGTGTATCGACGGCGGATCTCCTGGCCGGCGCCCAGCGCGAGTACCGCAAGGCGGGCCGCCTCGTCCTGGACGACGCGTCCTGGTAG
- a CDS encoding DUF4255 domain-containing protein encodes MIHEVDDILRGLLIRGSFAGSDVEVTFDAPTRDWAARRNAPTIDAYLYDIREDTKRRQRGRIGLRDEQGIIVKEHQPPRWFRLSYLVTAWTKRPQDEHRMLSAVLHTLLPKEILPPEDLTGTLAGLGLSVQLTVAGLHTEARSLADIWSALGGELKPSLDVVITAPFLASPDYRVGPPVTEGLGVRVRGTDGGSDDGPTRHHSAKSVAAAKEDFVRRNGRTGTVQEQRK; translated from the coding sequence GTGATTCACGAGGTGGACGACATCCTGAGAGGGCTGCTCATCCGCGGCTCCTTCGCGGGGTCCGATGTCGAAGTCACCTTCGACGCCCCGACGCGAGACTGGGCGGCCCGGCGCAACGCGCCGACCATCGACGCGTACCTCTACGACATCCGCGAGGACACCAAGCGGCGCCAGCGCGGCAGGATCGGGCTCCGCGACGAGCAGGGGATCATCGTCAAGGAGCACCAGCCGCCGCGCTGGTTCCGGCTCTCGTACCTCGTCACGGCCTGGACCAAGCGTCCGCAGGACGAGCACCGGATGCTCTCCGCGGTACTGCACACGCTGCTGCCCAAGGAGATCCTGCCGCCGGAGGACCTGACGGGCACCCTCGCCGGACTCGGCCTGTCCGTCCAGTTGACCGTCGCGGGGCTGCACACCGAGGCGCGCTCGCTCGCGGACATCTGGTCCGCGCTGGGCGGTGAACTCAAGCCCTCGCTCGACGTGGTGATCACCGCACCCTTCCTGGCGTCCCCCGACTACCGCGTCGGTCCGCCGGTCACGGAGGGGCTCGGCGTCCGGGTCCGGGGCACGGACGGCGGGTCCGACGACGGTCCCACGCGCCACCACAGCGCGAAGAGCGTGGCCGCCGCCAAGGAGGACTTCGTGCGGAGGAACGGCAGGACGGGAACGGTTCAGGAGCAGCGGAAGTGA
- a CDS encoding eCIS core domain-containing protein, giving the protein MRAYKAQAEQSGGRKSGGRTERPRTLAQRVLTLQRSVGNASVSRAIEEEQHEHAAGCGHDRPAAEQPIADQTPVHQASADQSSVLDAVRSPGRPLDPRLLARAEQGYGMSFRHVRVHSDPVAQRSAMALGARAYTTGSDIVVGPQGTDDETMFHELDHVRQQSLGSVSGTDNGAGVKLSHQDDPFERHATANGRRMAQGAMPDLSGPGSGASAPAPAPVHTGDRISVARARSTDGRRMYPSDRGQMFEIATARGSVMGRYVRASSDGVMHIFDTSEQGRISVYPDQIIGVRPTVGNLHPPGQVRPPEENLHDRSQLLMSEADLSGVRARLRKNPREAGRTAVTTFEEQPDYQQYETNREDLRRLNVPVINGVDMRERKAAGLVRKLAPNANVHVQMPRTGREAGYSTQKLVRDTNKLPKNAARPDVTVSQTLPHPSMYERESTHNSFYGVLNRKAVPEGMRYAGGVSDEDADLEEYGYGHRQTTKDKGADVAARRKTYRFEAASRSNSPEEEAGPSSYRSRSKSRSRVSETPAPAPARRRRSSRPPLSRSGRPPAPAAAPVNYAAPEYEDDYPVGSQIPSRSQSRHRGGGHHFAYDSGDEGARSGRRSRRGSVSIEGAYSYGGGPSEPTPAPERERERERERGRHRTSSRAPDSLRSSSRAVDTRDAFSGGPSEPAPQRERNRSRRPSSSQMAFFTDSGRPTVVPTSYAESDVEEDLYAAPPKRSRSRRPR; this is encoded by the coding sequence GTGCGCGCATACAAGGCACAGGCCGAGCAGTCCGGTGGCCGCAAGAGCGGCGGACGCACGGAGAGACCGCGTACGCTCGCGCAGCGCGTACTGACGCTCCAGCGTTCGGTTGGAAACGCGAGCGTGAGCCGCGCCATCGAGGAAGAGCAACACGAGCACGCCGCCGGCTGCGGTCACGACCGGCCCGCCGCCGAGCAGCCGATCGCCGACCAGACGCCCGTCCATCAGGCCTCCGCCGACCAGTCGTCCGTGCTCGACGCCGTTCGCTCCCCGGGGCGTCCGCTGGACCCGCGTCTCCTGGCGAGGGCGGAGCAGGGCTACGGCATGTCCTTCCGCCACGTGCGCGTCCACAGCGACCCGGTCGCACAGCGGTCGGCGATGGCACTCGGCGCCCGCGCCTACACCACCGGCAGTGACATCGTCGTCGGCCCGCAGGGCACGGACGACGAGACGATGTTCCACGAACTCGACCACGTCCGACAGCAGTCCCTGGGCTCCGTCTCAGGGACCGACAACGGGGCGGGAGTGAAGCTCTCCCATCAGGACGACCCGTTCGAGCGCCACGCCACGGCGAACGGCAGACGCATGGCCCAGGGCGCCATGCCCGACCTGTCGGGCCCCGGATCCGGTGCCTCCGCGCCGGCCCCCGCGCCCGTGCACACCGGTGACAGGATCTCTGTGGCCCGCGCGCGGTCCACCGACGGCCGGAGGATGTATCCGAGCGACCGGGGCCAGATGTTCGAGATCGCGACCGCACGCGGTTCGGTCATGGGCCGGTACGTCAGGGCCTCGTCGGACGGCGTGATGCACATCTTCGACACCTCCGAGCAGGGGCGCATATCGGTGTACCCCGACCAGATCATCGGCGTCAGGCCCACGGTGGGCAACCTGCACCCGCCGGGCCAGGTCCGCCCGCCCGAGGAGAACCTGCACGACCGCAGCCAGCTCCTCATGTCCGAGGCCGACCTGTCAGGGGTGCGGGCGCGGCTGCGCAAGAACCCGCGCGAAGCGGGCAGGACCGCCGTCACCACGTTCGAGGAGCAGCCCGACTACCAGCAGTACGAGACCAACCGCGAGGACCTGCGGCGCCTGAACGTCCCCGTCATCAACGGTGTCGACATGCGAGAGCGCAAGGCCGCCGGTCTCGTCCGCAAGCTCGCCCCCAACGCCAACGTGCACGTCCAGATGCCGCGCACGGGACGAGAGGCGGGCTACTCCACCCAAAAGCTCGTGAGAGACACCAACAAGCTCCCCAAGAACGCCGCTCGGCCCGATGTGACGGTGAGCCAGACCCTTCCCCATCCGTCCATGTACGAGAGGGAGTCGACGCACAACAGCTTCTACGGGGTGTTGAACCGAAAGGCCGTGCCGGAGGGCATGAGATACGCGGGCGGCGTCTCCGACGAGGACGCGGACCTGGAGGAGTACGGCTACGGTCACCGGCAGACCACGAAGGACAAGGGGGCCGACGTGGCCGCCCGCCGGAAAACCTACCGGTTCGAGGCGGCCTCGCGCAGCAACAGCCCCGAGGAGGAGGCCGGCCCCTCCTCGTACCGCAGCAGGAGCAAGAGCAGGAGCCGCGTCAGCGAGACTCCCGCCCCTGCCCCCGCCCGTCGGCGCAGGTCGAGCCGCCCGCCCCTGAGCAGGTCGGGCCGTCCTCCCGCCCCCGCCGCCGCCCCCGTCAACTACGCGGCGCCGGAGTACGAGGACGACTACCCCGTCGGCAGTCAGATCCCCAGCCGCAGCCAGTCCCGCCACCGCGGCGGCGGCCACCACTTCGCCTACGACTCCGGGGACGAGGGGGCGCGCTCCGGCAGGAGGAGTCGCCGCGGCTCGGTCAGCATCGAAGGCGCCTACTCGTACGGAGGCGGCCCCTCCGAACCCACACCGGCGCCCGAACGGGAACGGGAGCGGGAGCGGGAGCGCGGGCGCCACCGGACGTCGAGCCGGGCACCGGACAGCCTCAGGTCGAGCAGCCGCGCCGTCGACACGAGGGACGCCTTCTCCGGCGGCCCCTCCGAACCCGCACCGCAGCGGGAGCGCAACCGCAGCCGCCGCCCCTCGTCCAGCCAGATGGCCTTCTTCACGGACAGCGGCCGCCCCACCGTCGTCCCCACCAGCTACGCGGAATCCGACGTCGAGGAAGACCTCTACGCCGCTCCGCCGAAGCGCAGCCGCAGCCGCCGGCCCAGGTAA
- a CDS encoding response regulator transcription factor has translation MVLRSPNRIPVEVHASDPLSLDGAVSQLRRHSEVELVEEGASRPGTVAVLLAEVLDEPTLSRLRRLTRADGIRAVLVTSLIREAELLQVIEYGVGAIVWRREATGHRLLQAVLAASRGDGDLPSDLLGRLMAQVGTLQRGTTSVSGATVSGLAPREIDVLRLVAEGLDTAEIAGKLSYSERTVKNVMHGLTTRLQLRNRAHAVAYALREGYI, from the coding sequence ATGGTTCTTCGAAGCCCGAACAGAATCCCGGTGGAGGTCCACGCGTCGGACCCGCTGTCCCTGGACGGAGCGGTCAGCCAACTGCGCCGCCACTCCGAGGTGGAGCTCGTCGAGGAGGGCGCGAGCCGGCCGGGCACGGTCGCGGTCCTGCTCGCGGAGGTGCTGGACGAACCCACGCTGTCGCGGCTGAGGCGGCTGACGCGCGCGGACGGCATCAGGGCGGTCCTCGTCACGAGCCTCATCCGCGAGGCGGAGCTGCTCCAGGTGATCGAGTACGGGGTCGGCGCGATCGTCTGGCGGCGCGAGGCCACCGGACACCGCCTTCTCCAAGCGGTCCTCGCGGCCTCCCGGGGCGATGGGGACCTGCCATCGGACCTGCTGGGACGGCTGATGGCCCAGGTCGGCACGCTGCAGCGCGGCACGACCAGCGTGTCGGGAGCCACGGTGTCCGGCCTGGCGCCGCGTGAGATCGATGTGCTCCGACTGGTGGCCGAGGGGCTGGATACCGCGGAGATCGCCGGCAAGCTCTCGTACTCCGAACGCACGGTCAAGAACGTCATGCACGGCCTGACGACCCGCCTGCAGCTCCGCAACCGGGCCCATGCCGTGGCCTACGCCTTGCGCGAGGGCTACATCTGA
- a CDS encoding LuxR C-terminal-related transcriptional regulator: MAYHETDHEIGVTAGSIRPRRHPLVPATPSIPGPGSAGLLERDGALELLAAETDRALNGSGRLVLFRAPTGTGRSALLEVAAEQGAKLGMQVLRAHASADCPGAPLALVQRLLDAESDPGDLHSAPQTLQLSSHSSRLWRLLCEHAAASPLLITVEDVHLADQASRNWLTEAARRLTGMPVLMVVTERGQYDITPPRAGLAYSLPPDTVRMHALAPLSRSAAEELVRAALGPDTGDAWLDGCVRAGAGNPLLLHSLLDDLRAVFPYGASDSGGPEPRLPERCAELYPGAFVAAVSWWLKSAGHENTLVARALAELEGSAPQQYDEGRQEDGEQGVGESGFPDGAGTSDLRPGAAGHGEPDPGHDFVDFLAELTGADPDRVAGWVAAMIRLGLLRRSPGTGVPRFAHPLLRGAVLDGWPRSHRQSLHHRAAELRRRRGDGAEAVAGHLLRTSPAGAAGRTAPPGAAGGGAPVDRALLDAAAEASRAGRTDAAALYLRRALDEPLPRERRSAVLTELGELEFTTQRTGGIPRLAEALRLQEQPRGRVLAAVNLGNALANQGRPHAALDVLRDLGPLDAEPVLARTVQTASAFFSDHDPEIRRAVHTRLRERAERSPDWISPALRALLIRHRAAAGALSAESAVEQIRQLMAAPEDPLLVPYLLATAAAVAQWADAPDDAERLVRAGLTEHLLTPLHPVHRSLLDSRADTAAARGQYQWLLEETADKLRTPADAARTGVGNFLAHRVIALAECGRAAEAERLIADIDVEEAKDSGELNRFLYARGVLRASVGDPAGALADFRECGRRQLGRDVESLVITPWRSAAAECLLLLGETPQALALAEEDSRYAAAWGTPRVRGRALRVLGAATGGRRGLELTAEAVGILRGTSLDVELIPALVTHGLQLTAAGQPRRARPLLREAATAAERLGSIRLSGSAERALRASGSRRWNTSLTGPGSLTAGERRIAALAADGRTNAEISELLHLALRTVETHLTSTYRKLGIRRRVDLRAVLNSDAQEPA, translated from the coding sequence GTGGCTTACCACGAGACCGACCACGAGATCGGCGTGACAGCGGGATCGATCCGGCCACGGCGTCACCCACTTGTTCCGGCCACACCGTCGATCCCGGGTCCCGGCTCCGCCGGGCTCCTGGAACGCGACGGCGCGCTGGAGCTGCTGGCGGCGGAGACCGATCGAGCCCTGAACGGATCGGGTCGGCTGGTCCTGTTCCGCGCGCCCACCGGAACGGGCCGCAGCGCACTGCTGGAGGTCGCCGCCGAACAGGGCGCGAAGCTCGGCATGCAGGTCCTGCGGGCCCACGCCTCGGCCGACTGCCCCGGCGCCCCCCTCGCCCTCGTGCAGCGGCTTCTCGACGCGGAGTCCGATCCCGGCGACCTCCACAGCGCCCCGCAGACTCTGCAGCTCTCGAGCCACTCGTCCCGCCTGTGGCGATTACTGTGCGAGCACGCGGCCGCGTCCCCCCTGCTGATCACCGTGGAGGACGTGCACCTCGCCGACCAGGCCTCCCGGAACTGGCTGACCGAGGCCGCCCGGCGGCTGACCGGAATGCCGGTCCTCATGGTGGTCACCGAACGAGGGCAGTACGACATCACCCCGCCCCGAGCGGGCCTCGCGTACTCCTTGCCCCCCGACACGGTGCGGATGCACGCGCTCGCGCCGCTGAGCCGCTCCGCCGCCGAGGAACTGGTCCGCGCAGCCCTGGGCCCGGACACCGGCGACGCCTGGCTTGACGGCTGCGTACGGGCCGGCGCCGGCAATCCGCTGCTGCTGCACTCGCTGCTCGACGACCTGCGGGCGGTCTTCCCGTACGGCGCGTCGGACAGCGGCGGCCCGGAGCCGCGGCTTCCCGAAAGGTGCGCCGAGCTGTACCCGGGGGCGTTCGTCGCGGCTGTCTCGTGGTGGCTGAAGAGCGCGGGTCACGAAAACACCCTGGTGGCCCGCGCGCTGGCAGAACTGGAGGGCTCGGCTCCGCAGCAGTACGACGAGGGAAGGCAGGAGGACGGCGAACAGGGAGTCGGGGAAAGCGGGTTCCCCGACGGGGCCGGAACGTCCGACCTCCGCCCGGGGGCCGCCGGCCACGGCGAGCCCGACCCGGGCCACGACTTCGTCGACTTCCTCGCCGAGCTCACCGGGGCCGATCCCGACCGCGTCGCGGGCTGGGTCGCCGCGATGATCCGGCTCGGGCTGCTGCGCCGCTCCCCCGGCACCGGCGTCCCGCGCTTCGCGCATCCGCTGCTGCGCGGAGCGGTCCTCGACGGCTGGCCCCGCTCGCACCGGCAGTCCCTGCACCACCGTGCGGCCGAACTGCGCCGACGCCGGGGCGACGGGGCCGAAGCAGTGGCCGGGCATCTGCTGCGCACCTCCCCCGCCGGCGCGGCCGGAAGGACAGCGCCGCCCGGTGCGGCCGGAGGCGGGGCGCCCGTCGACAGAGCCCTCCTGGACGCGGCGGCCGAAGCGTCCAGGGCCGGCAGGACCGACGCCGCCGCGCTCTATCTGCGCCGCGCGCTGGACGAACCGCTGCCGCGAGAGCGACGGTCCGCGGTCCTCACCGAACTCGGCGAACTGGAGTTCACCACCCAGCGGACGGGCGGGATACCCCGGCTCGCCGAAGCGCTGCGACTGCAGGAGCAGCCCAGGGGGCGGGTGCTGGCCGCCGTCAACCTGGGCAACGCCCTGGCCAACCAGGGCAGGCCGCACGCCGCGCTCGACGTCCTGCGCGATCTGGGTCCGCTGGACGCGGAACCCGTCCTCGCCCGTACCGTCCAGACGGCATCGGCGTTCTTCTCCGACCACGATCCGGAAATCCGCAGGGCCGTCCACACCCGGCTCCGCGAGCGCGCCGAGCGATCCCCCGACTGGATCAGCCCGGCCCTGCGCGCCCTGCTGATCCGCCACAGGGCGGCGGCCGGAGCGCTGTCCGCGGAGTCGGCCGTGGAACAGATCCGGCAACTGATGGCCGCCCCGGAGGATCCCCTGCTGGTGCCGTACCTACTGGCAACGGCCGCCGCCGTGGCCCAGTGGGCCGACGCGCCGGACGACGCCGAACGGCTCGTCAGGGCCGGGCTGACCGAGCACTTGCTGACGCCGCTGCACCCCGTCCACCGCTCCCTGCTCGACTCGCGGGCGGACACCGCCGCCGCACGCGGCCAGTACCAGTGGCTGCTGGAGGAGACCGCCGACAAGCTGCGGACACCGGCCGACGCGGCTCGTACCGGTGTGGGCAACTTCCTGGCCCATCGCGTCATCGCACTCGCCGAGTGCGGCCGCGCCGCCGAGGCCGAGCGGCTCATCGCCGACATCGATGTCGAGGAAGCGAAGGACAGTGGGGAGCTGAACCGGTTCCTCTACGCGCGCGGCGTTCTGCGTGCGTCCGTCGGCGATCCGGCGGGCGCCCTCGCCGACTTCCGGGAGTGCGGCAGGCGCCAACTCGGCCGCGACGTGGAGAGCCTCGTCATCACACCGTGGCGCTCGGCTGCCGCCGAATGCCTCCTCCTTCTGGGGGAAACGCCGCAGGCGCTCGCGCTCGCCGAGGAGGACAGCCGGTACGCCGCCGCTTGGGGCACGCCCCGGGTCCGGGGCCGCGCGCTGCGCGTCCTGGGCGCGGCCACCGGCGGCCGACGCGGCCTCGAACTCACCGCCGAGGCCGTCGGCATCCTGCGCGGCACCTCGCTCGACGTCGAGCTGATCCCCGCGCTCGTCACCCACGGCCTCCAGCTCACGGCCGCCGGGCAGCCCCGCCGGGCCCGCCCGCTGCTCAGGGAGGCCGCGACGGCGGCCGAGCGGCTCGGGTCGATCCGGCTGTCGGGCAGCGCGGAACGGGCCTTGCGCGCCAGCGGCTCCCGCCGCTGGAACACCTCCCTCACCGGCCCGGGTTCACTGACCGCCGGTGAACGCCGGATCGCCGCACTGGCCGCCGACGGCCGCACGAACGCCGAGATCTCCGAGCTTCTGCACCTGGCGCTGCGTACCGTGGAAACCCACCTGACCAGCACGTACCGCAAGCTCGGCATACGGCGGCGGGTGGACCTGCGCGCCGTGCTGAACAGCGATGCGCAAGAGCCCGCCTGA